One window of the Aquila chrysaetos chrysaetos chromosome 8, bAquChr1.4, whole genome shotgun sequence genome contains the following:
- the LOC115344789 gene encoding feather keratin Cos2-3-like, whose translation MQNCLWALRQCEAGIKASPTGRSLNHFCHLLLLRNQVNHQPRDMSCSDKCQPCQPCQPCGPTPLANSCNEPCVRQCQPSTVVIEPSPVVVILPGPILSSFPQNTAVGSSTSAAVGSILSSNGVPISSGCCDLSCITSRYCGSRRCSPC comes from the exons ATGCAGAACTGCCTTTGGGCCCTGAGGCAGTGTGAGGCCGGTATAAAAGCCAGCCCAACTGGTCGCTCTCTCAACCACTTCTGTCACCTCCTTCTCCTTAGGAACCAG GTGAACCACCAGCCCCGAGACATGTCCTGCTCCGACAagtgccagccctgccagccctgccagccctgcggcCCAACCCCGCTGGCCAACAGCTGCAATGAGCCCTGTGTCAGGCAGTGCCAGCCTTCCACCGTTGTCATCGAGCCCTCTCCCGTGGTGGTGATTCTGCCTggccccatcctcagctccttcccgcaGAACACTGCCGTGGGCTCCTCCACCTCCGCTGCCGTTGGCAGCATCCTCAGCAGTAACGGAGTCCCCATCAGCTCCGGGTGCTGTGACCTCTCCTGCATCACCAGCCGCTACTGTGGCAGCAGAAGGTGCTCCCCCTGCTAA